A part of Larkinella insperata genomic DNA contains:
- a CDS encoding mandelate racemase/muconate lactonizing enzyme family protein, with protein MVRRNFLKSAVLGSGALLTGFPLLSEAAVPKLKITKIRYYAAPGYNKPLFNQARGIVEIETDGGIIGIGEGGSKDMIEQCAQMMIGENPFRIEHIWQNLYRGMFYPPGREKLHAQGALDMALWDIKGKALGVPVYELLGGATREYVECYATGFRASKAKTEEERAQDCIKAGLRSYRIGPTGGNGAEPFDFYENAKKTIEFCKRIDAAVGGGGKWAIDLHTRFDTTEGVKICKALESLEPYFVEDIVRSENPDVYKTVRQMTTVPIAVGEQFGDRWDSNNFIEQHLIDYTRFTLPNTGGISEFKKLAALCETHYVGMIPHFTGPLATATLVHVLGSSSPTRALMELGGGEPERPPYFNDDFVRFNNGKLYLNPEPGLGVKFDPKKATFVLEVTSNTKFPHPILKAPDGSIHNW; from the coding sequence ATGGTACGAAGAAACTTCCTGAAATCAGCCGTGCTGGGTTCCGGTGCATTGTTAACCGGTTTTCCGCTGTTGAGCGAAGCCGCCGTTCCCAAACTAAAAATCACCAAAATTCGGTACTACGCGGCTCCCGGTTACAACAAGCCCTTGTTTAACCAGGCGCGTGGCATTGTCGAAATCGAAACCGACGGCGGTATCATCGGCATTGGCGAAGGCGGTTCCAAGGACATGATTGAACAATGCGCCCAGATGATGATTGGCGAGAATCCGTTCCGCATCGAACACATCTGGCAGAACCTCTACCGCGGCATGTTCTACCCGCCGGGCCGGGAAAAACTGCACGCGCAGGGAGCACTCGATATGGCGCTCTGGGACATCAAAGGCAAGGCGCTGGGCGTGCCGGTGTATGAACTGCTGGGGGGCGCTACCCGCGAATACGTGGAGTGCTACGCCACCGGCTTCCGGGCGTCGAAGGCCAAAACCGAAGAGGAACGCGCCCAGGATTGCATCAAGGCCGGTTTGCGGTCGTACCGCATTGGACCCACCGGCGGCAACGGGGCCGAACCGTTTGATTTTTACGAGAACGCCAAAAAAACCATCGAATTCTGCAAGCGCATTGATGCCGCCGTCGGGGGAGGTGGCAAATGGGCCATTGACTTGCACACCCGTTTTGACACTACCGAAGGCGTGAAGATCTGCAAGGCGCTCGAATCGCTGGAACCGTATTTTGTGGAAGACATCGTGCGGTCCGAAAACCCGGATGTTTACAAGACCGTCCGGCAGATGACCACCGTGCCCATTGCGGTGGGAGAGCAGTTTGGCGACCGCTGGGACAGCAACAATTTCATTGAACAGCACCTGATCGACTACACCCGGTTTACGCTTCCCAACACCGGCGGTATTTCCGAATTCAAAAAACTGGCGGCTCTGTGTGAGACGCATTACGTGGGCATGATTCCGCACTTCACGGGACCACTGGCGACGGCCACGCTGGTGCACGTCCTCGGATCGAGCAGTCCGACCCGCGCGCTGATGGAACTGGGCGGGGGCGAACCCGAACGGCCACCGTACTTCAACGACGACTTTGTCCGGTTCAACAACGGCAAGCTCTACCTCAATCCCGAACCTGGTCTCGGGGTTAAATTTGACCCGAAGAAAGCGACATTTGTGCTGGAAGTCACCTCCAACACAAAATTCCCGCACCCGATCCTGAAAGCGCCCGATGGCTCTATCCACAACTGGTAG
- a CDS encoding LacI family DNA-binding transcriptional regulator has translation MNKKKVSLKDIAEKAQVSTALVSYVLNGKEKESRVGQEIAAKIKEIARELNYEPNYLAKSLRSGKTQTIGLIIADISNPFFANIARIVEDEAKKYGYTVIIGSSDEQAEKSWDLINVFLNRQVDGFVIVSSENTEEQIQYLMDKNVAFVLLDRHFPDLPTDFVSLDSYKAAFDAGMHLMEQGYQRVGLIAYKSGLFHMKERIRGYRESLEAGRVAFRPEWLREVGFNTIEEEIKAGIDDMLASDRRVDALIFATYRLAIAGLKYINSLGLKVPDDLAIVSFGQAEAFDLYYCPITYVLQPMEELGKTAVEILVRKLKNPDLEPQQILMQAQVMARNSSRLKVPVV, from the coding sequence ATGAATAAAAAGAAAGTTTCCCTGAAGGATATTGCCGAGAAAGCGCAGGTTTCCACTGCGCTGGTGTCGTACGTCCTGAACGGGAAAGAAAAGGAAAGCCGTGTCGGGCAGGAGATTGCGGCTAAAATCAAAGAGATTGCGCGTGAGCTGAACTACGAGCCGAATTACCTGGCAAAAAGTTTGCGCAGCGGCAAAACTCAAACGATCGGGTTGATTATTGCCGATATCTCCAATCCGTTTTTTGCCAACATTGCCCGGATTGTAGAAGACGAAGCTAAAAAATACGGCTATACCGTCATTATTGGCAGTTCGGACGAGCAGGCTGAAAAATCCTGGGACCTGATCAACGTGTTTCTGAACCGGCAGGTGGACGGTTTTGTCATTGTCTCCTCCGAAAACACGGAAGAGCAGATTCAGTACCTGATGGATAAAAATGTGGCTTTCGTGTTGCTGGACCGGCATTTTCCCGACCTGCCAACCGATTTTGTTTCACTCGACAGTTACAAGGCCGCTTTTGATGCCGGGATGCACCTGATGGAACAGGGGTATCAGCGAGTGGGGTTGATCGCGTACAAATCCGGGCTTTTCCACATGAAGGAACGCATCCGGGGGTACCGGGAGTCGCTGGAAGCGGGCCGGGTTGCTTTTCGGCCGGAGTGGCTGCGGGAAGTGGGTTTCAACACCATCGAGGAGGAAATCAAAGCGGGCATTGACGACATGCTGGCTTCCGACCGGCGCGTTGATGCTCTGATTTTTGCAACGTACCGGCTGGCCATTGCCGGATTGAAATACATCAATTCACTGGGATTAAAGGTTCCGGATGACCTGGCCATTGTCAGTTTCGGGCAGGCGGAAGCCTTTGACCTTTACTATTGCCCGATTACGTACGTGCTGCAACCCATGGAGGAATTGGGAAAAACCGCAGTAGAAATTCTCGTCCGCAAACTGAAAAATCCGGATTTGGAGCCGCAGCAGATTTTGATGCAGGCTCAGGTGATGGCGCGCAATTCGTCCCGACTCAAAGTTCCGGTAGTCTGA